A window of the Mus musculus strain C57BL/6J chromosome 18, GRCm38.p6 C57BL/6J genome harbors these coding sequences:
- the Cep76 gene encoding centrosomal protein of 76 kDa isoform 2 (isoform 2 is encoded by transcript variant 2): MADSTTMLSISDPIHMVLIKTDIFGETTLVASYFLEWRSVLGSENGVTNLTVELMGVGTESKVSVGILNIKLEMYPPLSQTLSQEVVNTQLALERQKTAEKERLFLVYAKQWWREYLQIRPSHNSRLVKIFAQDENGINRPVCSYVKPLRAGRLLDTPRQAARFVNVLGYERAPVIGGGGKQEQWCTLLAFLCRNKGDCEDHANLLCSLLLGYGLEAFVCVGTKAKGAPHAWVMTCGTDGTIMFWESLTGHRYIHKPTNPDGPPLAEQPKPLYPYRTIGCVFNHQMFLGNCQPSDAVETCIFDLNDESKWKPMSEEAIKSVCAPGATTSLPPFPPLCASTIDASVTSNEIEMQLRLLVSEHRKDLGLTTVWEDQLSYLLSPALASYEFERTTSISAGNEEFQDAIRRAVPDGHTFKGFPIHFVYRNARRAFATCLRSPFCEEIICCRGDQVRLAVRVRVFTYPESACAVWIMFACKYRSVL, translated from the exons ATGGCTGATTCAACAACAATGTTATCAATAAGTGATCCAATTCACATGGTACTAATCAAAACAGACATATTTGGTGAGACCACTTTAGTTGCGTCCTATTTCCTGGAATGGAGATCAGTTTTGGGCTCAGAAAATGGAGTGACCAATCTGACTGTGGAGCTCATGGGTGTAG gcACAGAATCAAAAGTTTCCGtgggaattttaaatataaaacttgaaATGTACCCACCGCTCAGCCAAACGCTGTCTCAGGAGGTAGTGAACACACAG ctTGCCTTGGAACGtcagaaaactgcagagaaaGAGCGATTATTTCTCGTCTATGCTAAGCAGTGGTGGAGGGAGTATTTGCAAATTCGACCTTCTCACAACTCAAGGCTGGTCAAGATTTTTGCCCAG gATGAGAATGGGATAAATAGACCAGTCTGTTCCTACGTTAAGCCACTTCGAGCTGGACGACTTCTGGATACTCCGAGGCAAGCGGCTCGATTTGTTAATGTCCTTGGTTATGAACGAGCCCCTGTTATTGGAGGAGGTGGCAAGCAGGAACAGTGGTGCACTCTGCTGGCTTTTCTCTGTAGAAACAAG GGTGATTGTGAGGACCACGCTAACCTGCTGTGCAGCCTTCTTCTTGGCTATGGACTGGAGGCCTTTGTCTGTGTGGGGACTAAGGCCAAGGGGGCGCCGCATGCCTGGGTGATGACCTGTGGGACTGATGGCACCATCATGTTTTGGGAGAGTTTAACAGGGCACAG GTACATCCACAAGCCTACCAATCCTGACGGACCTCCACTTGCTGAGCAGCCCAAACCACTGTACCCATATCGAACAATTGGTTGTGTTTTCAATCATCAGATGTTCCTGGGAAACTGTCAGCCCTCAGATGCAGTAGAGACCTGCATATTTGATTTGAATGATGAGTCCAAGTGGAAACCCATGAGCGAAGAAGCAATTAAGTCTGTGTGTGCTCCAGGTGCtactacctccctccctcccttcccacctctgTGTGCGTCCACGATTGACGCCTCGGTCACCAGCAATGAAATCGAAATGCAGCTGAGGCTTCTGGTGTCGGAGCACAGAAAG GACCTTGGCCTCACCACTGTCTGGGAAGACCAGCTCTCCTATCTTTTGTCACCAGCTCTGGCCTCGTATGAGTTTGAGCGAACAACAAGCATATCTGCAGGCAATGAAGAATTTCAGGATGCCATCAGGAGGGCTGTACCTGACGGGCACACATTTAAAGGCTTCCCCATACATTTTGTGTATAGAAATGCAAGGCGTGCATTTGCCACTTGTCTTCG gtCTCCTTTTTGTGAAGAAATAATCTGTTGTCGTGGAGACCAGGTGCGACTGGCAGTTCGCGTTCGAGTGTTTACCTACCCTGAGTCTGCATGTGCTGTTTGGATCATGTTTGCTTGTAAATATCGCTCAGTATTATAG